A window of Pelomonas sp. SE-A7 genomic DNA:
GACGTGGTCTCGCAGCTGGCCCTGGCCGTGCCCATGTGCCTGCTCTACGAGCTGGGCATCCTGGCGACCAAGCTGTTCGTCAAGCCCAAGCCCAAGGCGGCCGAGGAGGCCTGAGGCCTCTCCTCTTCCTTACTCCTGGGCCTTGGGCTTGGGACGTTGCTGCACGGTCAATTCGATCTGCAGCGCCTTGTCGCCGCGTTGCAGCGAAATCTGGGCCCGCGACTTGGGCGCCAGCGCCGCCACCGCATTGAGCAGCTCGCCCGGGCTGCGCACCGGCGTGCCGGCCACCCGGGTCACTACATCACCCGGCTTGATGCCGGCCGCCGCCGCCGGCGCGTTGACCAGCACACCGCTGATCAGCACGCCCTCGCGCAGCGGCAGCTTGAAGGCCTCGATCATTTCCTCGTTCAGCTCGCGGGTCTGCACGCCTATCCAGCCGCGCGCCACCACGCCGTCGCGCACCAGCGCCTCCATCACCTGGCGCGCCGTGCTGACCGGGATGGCAAAGCCTATCCCCAGACTGCCGCCGGTACGCGAATAGATGGCCGTGTTGATGCCCACCAGGGCGCCGCCGGCATCGACCAGGGCGCCGCCCGAATTGCCCGGGTTGATCGCTGCATCGGTCTGGATGAAGTTCTCGAAGGTGTTGATGCCCAGCTCCTTGCGGCCCAGGGCGCTGACGATGCCCGAGGTCACGGTCTGGCCGACGTTGAACGGATTGCCTATGGCCAGCACGCTGTCGCCGACCGCCAGGTCCTCGACCCGGCCGAACTCGATCACCGGCAGCTCGCGCAGCGGGATGCGCAGCACGGCCAGGTCGGTTTCGGGGTCGGTGCCCACCAGCTCGGCCTTGGCATGGCGGCCGTCGCTGAGCTGGACCTCGATGTCGGAGGCGCCCTCGATCACATGGTTGTTGGTCAGCAGATAGCCCTCGGGCGAGACGATGACGGCCGAGCCCAGGCCGGTCTGCGGCGGCCGCTGGACCTCGCCGCGCAGGCCCTCATGCAGGCGCTGCCAAGGGTCCTGCCGGTCGCGCTGCGGCGCCTTGCTGGCGCTGATGCTGACCACGGCCGGCGCCGCACGCCGCGCCGCGCCACGCAGGCCGCGGGCATCGTCGCCAGCGCTTGAACGCGGCGGATTGCTGGTCAGGGTCAGGGGCCCGCTGCCACTGAGGCTCTGACGCACCGAACGCAGCTCGGGCCGGCGCAGCCATTCGGGCTTGAGCGTGGCGACCACGAACAGCAGGGCCAGCGCCACCGTCGTGGCCTGGGCGAAAATCAGCCAAAGTCTGCGCACCAGAAAAGATCCCCCGCCATGCAACGCACCGAACTCGACCAATACCTCGGCTCCCTGCTCGAGGTCGGACGCTTCAAGGATTATGGGCCGAACGGTCTGCAGGTCGAGGGCCGCACCGAGGTGCGCCGCATCGTCTGCGGCGTGACCGCCAGCCTCAGGCTGATCGATGCCGCCATCGAGGCCGGCGCTGATACCCTGCTGGTCCACCACGGCCTGTTCTGGCGCGGCCAGGACGGCCGCGTCACCGGCTGGATGAAGCAGCGCCTGCAGCATCTGCTCGCGGCCGAGATCAACCTGTTCGCCTACCACCTGCCGCTGGATGCGCATCCGGAGTTCGGCAACAACGCCCAGCTGGGAGCTCGCTTCGGCTGGCAGGCCGATGGACGCTTCGGCGACCAGGACCTCGGCTTCGTCGGCCCGCTGACCGAGCAATCGCTGGCCGACCTGCAGCAGCAACTGCAACTGGTGCTGGGCCGCGAACCCACGGTAGCGGCCGGTGACGGGCGGCCGCTGCGACGCGTCGCCTGGTGCACCGGCGGCGCGCAGGGCCATTTCGAGGCGGCCATCGCTGCGGGCGCCGATGTCTACGTGACCGGAGAGATTTCCGAGCCGCAAGCCCACCTGGCTGCCGAGACCGGCGTGGCCTTCGTGGCCGCCGGCCATCACGCCACGGAGCGCTACGGCATCAAGGCCCTGGGCGAGCATCTGGCCGCCCGTTTCGGGCTTGAGCAGCAGTTCATCGACCTGCCCAATCCCGCATGAGCCATCCCAAGCTGCTGCTGACCATGGGCGATGCCTGTGGCATCGGGCCCGAGATCATTGCCCGGCTGTGGGACAGCCAGGAAGCCCCACAGGATGTCTGTGTCGTCGGCGACCTGTCGGTGATGCGGCGCGCCGTGCGACAACTCGGCCTCTCGTTGCCGGTCGCGCGGCTCGACGCGCCTGACGAGGCCGCGCCGCCGAACTGCCTGCCGGTCTGGCAGCCACCGGGCCTGCCCGCCGACCTGTTGTCAGCAGTGCAAGGCCAGGTCGATGCCCGTGCCGGTGCTGCCGCGGCTGCCTGCATTGAAGCCGCCGTGCGCGCTGTCCAGCAGGGCCAGGGACTGGCCATCGTCACCGCCCCCATCCACAAGGAAGCCCTGCATGCCGCCGGCCTGCCCTATCCCGGCCATACCGAGATGCTGCAGGCCCTCGCCACGACCGCAGGCCAGGCGCCGCCGCCTGTGCGAATGATGCTGGCCAACGACGAACTGCGCACCGTCCTGGTCACCATTCACATGTCGCTGCGCCAGGCCATTGAGGCCATAGACGTCCCGCGGGTCCTGGAGACGATTCGCATCGCTGACCAGGCCCTGCGCAGCGCCGGTATCGCGAGCCCGCGCATCGCGGTGGCCGGCCTCAACCCGCATGCCGGCGAAGGCGGTCTGTTCGGCGACGAGGAGATCGTCCACATCGCGCCTGCGATCGCCGAGGCCCGGGCCGCCGGACTGCAGGCCAGCGGGCCGTTCGCACCGGACACCGTCTTCATGCGAGCCCGCCGCGGCGAGTTCGATGCCGTGGTCGCCATGGTCCACGACCATGGCCTGATCCCGGTGAAATACCTGGGCGTGGAGCAAGGCGTCAACGTGACGCTGGGCCTGCCCTTCGTGCGCACCAGCCCCGACCACGGCACGGCCTTCGACATTGCCGGTCGCGGCATCGCCGACGCCTCCAGCCTGCGGGCGGCCCTGCAGATGGCCCGCCGGCTGAGCCGGGCGGGCTGAGGAAGAAGGATCAGGCCTTGGCGGGAGCCAGGGCCGCCAGCTGCGCGCGGGCGCGCGCCGTGGCACGCTCCAGCAGGTAGGCGTTCTCGAAGGCCTTGAGCCGGCCGGCCTCGCACAGGCGCTTCAGCATTCGGGCCGTCATGGTCAGCGTCTGCTGGTGCTTGTGGCCGTGGGTGAAGATGAAGAAGCTGCGGCCGGCACTGATGTGGGCCAGGCGCACCTTGTGCCATTCGTCGCCGGTCAGCATGTTGTAGGCGAAGCCCAGCTGCAGATGGTCGATCAGCAGGGCGCCGCCCGAAGGATCGGGCGCCTCCTCGGCGGCGGGCAGGCCTTCGATGCTGATGTCCACCGCCTCCAGCGGCTTGTCGTCGGCACTGAGTTCGATGTCGACCTGGCCGCTCCAGTTGACCTTGGCCTCGTCAACCAGGCCGAGTTGCTTGGCCTCGTTGGCGCTCAGCCGGCTCCCGAGGTCCAGCTCTTCGGGCACCTCGACCGGCGCGGTCACGGCCGGCAGGTCTTTTTCTTCGGGCGGGGCGCAGCCGAACACCTGGTCCAGCTGCTTGGCCAGCAGGTTGTAGTCCAGCGCGCTGAGCGCCGGGACCTTCAGCGACTCGGCATGGGCCGGCAGCAGCTGGGCGAAGAAGGGCTTGCGAGCGGCCTCGGGCCACTGGATCAGGTCCAGACCCTCGTTCAGGGTGCGCATCAGCACCGGCAGCTCGGTCAGGAAGGTCTTGCGCGCCTCGCTGCCGGCCTTGGGCTGCACGCTCATCACCAGCTGCCGGCCCAGTTGCCGCACACGCAGCGCACGGTCGGGATGTGCCGCGTCGCGCGAGGCCAGCACGATGGCCTGGCTCCAGACCTGGGCCAGGAAGTCGCGCAGGAAGTCGTGCATGGGCACGGGAGCCAGCTGGCGCTGCAGCTGCTGCATGTACTGCTGCTGCAGGCGCAGGTCGGTTTCCTTGCGCTCGACCACGGCGGCCGCGTCGCTCTGGGCCTTCAGGGCCTCCGAGGTCTGCACGGCGATGAACTGCTCGAGCGCATCGAGCTTGGACTCGTAGACGTCCATGCGGTCGAAATCGCCGTTGGCCACGTCCTGCACCAGGTCGCGCACATGGCTGAGGAAGGACTTGCCGGGGTCTTCGGCGAAATCGTCGAAGGCGCAGGCCAGCGAGGCGATGCGGTTGACGAAGCGCCGCACCGGGTGCTTGCGCGAGGAGAAGAAGCTGTTGTCGCCCAGGGCCACGCGCAGCACGGGCAGCTGCAGGCGGGCGATCAGGCGCGCCATCTGCGGCGGCACCTTGGGATCGGACAGGATCTGGTCGAACAGACTGCCGACCACGTCGATGACCATGTGGTCCAGCGGCGCCGAGGCCGCCTGGCGCAGCTCGTCGCGGTGCTGGACGATCAGGTTGGCCGGCATCGCGCCACCGCCCCAATGGCCGCCGCCGCCAACGCCGCCACCACTGCCGATATCGCCGTATTCCTCGGCCCAGCCGCTGTCGCCACCGCCCAGGCCGCCATGACCGCTGGGTACCTGGGCCAGGCGGCGCAGCAGGTCCATCATCTGCACGTCCACCGTGCCGAATCCGCCGCCACCACCACCACCACCGCGTCGGCCACCGCCGCCGCCATAGCCACCCAGTCCGCCCGGCATGCTGTTGCCAAAGCCACCGCCGCCGCGCGAGCCGCCGGCGAAACCACCGCGGCCGGAAATCGGGCCACCCGGCCCGCCGTGACCGCTGTCGGCCTCGTCCAGCGCGCCATGCTCGCTCTGACCGCTGCGGGCCCCGTGCGGATCCAGCGCCGCCCTCACCCGCAGGTCCTGCGGACGCAGGCCGCGGCTGCGGAACAGCTCGGCGATGTCGGCATAGCAGGCCCGCATTTCCTGGGACAGCGCGCGGGTCAGCTCATCGGTGAGGACCTGGCGGGCGCCGGCTTCCTCGGTAATCGCATTGACGCCCTCGATCAGGGCCTGGGCCACGACCTCGGGCCGCAGCGGATTGCGCTCGCCGCCGGACAGGCTGGCAATGTAGGAATCGACCTCGCGCAGCTCCCATTCGCTCTGGTGGCCTATGGCCATGCCAATGCGGTCGGCGGCGACCAGCGACTCGACCTGCTCGTCGCCCATCAGCGACAGCTCGGTCCAGTCCTTTTTCTTGGGGGCGGCCGGGGCGCCGGCCATCTCGGGGCTGCGCTGGGCGGCGACCTGCTTGCGCAGGCTTTGATAGAAGTGCTGGCCGAAGACGACCTGCTGCTTGCGAAACAGGAACTGGGCGGCCAAGAGCTCATCGCGGCGCTTGGTCTGGCTGGCCGACAGGGCCGACAGGCCCATGCCCTCGGCCCCCCGCTCGGCCGCCTGTTCGGCAGCGGTGCGGATGCGCTGGAGGGCAGCCTCCAGGTGGGGATTCAGTCTGAGGTCGGGCTGATTCATCAGGGGTCTGGCAAGGCCATGTGGCGCACAAGCCACGTGCGCTGCGAGTATCACCTGATTCGCCGGGCCTCACAGGGAGCGCGGCCGATCCGGCAGCGCTCGCGTCGCCAAAAAGCTAACACTCGCGCGTGCCGTAACTTTCGCTTACCGCCCACCGGGGGCGGCCCCGGTGGATCAGCGCTTCAGCGAATCGCGGATCTCGCGCAGCAGCTGGATGTCTTCCGGCGTGGCCGGCGGCTCGGCCGGTGCGGGTGCCGGCGCGCTGTCGCGCTTGAGCCGGTTGATCTGCTTGACCATCATGAAAATGATGAAGGCCAGGATGATGAAGTTGAGCAGCACGGTCAAGAAGCTGCCATAGGCAAACAGCGGTACGCCGGCCTTGGTCAGGGCGTCAAAGGTCATCGGGCCCTTGAAGTCCGCCGGCGGGCTGGCCAGCATGACGAAGTAGTTACTGAAGTCCAGGCCGCCGACCACGCGGCCGACCAGGGGCATGATCAGGTGGTTGACCATGGAATCGACGATCTTGCCGAAGGCGCCGCCGATGATCACGCCGACCGCCAGGTCGACCACATTGCCCTTGACCGCGAACTCGCGGAACTCCGACATCATGCCCATGCTGCCTCCAAAGATGTGAGCTTGGGCATTGTGCATGCCGTGCCGGGGCGCGAATCGGGCCAAACCAGGAGGAAGCACCCCATCTTGCCCCGGGAGGCTTGACAGCATCCCTTAGAATCCCCGGTTGCCCCAGATCAGAAGTCTCGTTCGAGGACCCTCATGAGTGACCAGCAAGTGGACCAAGGCAAGCGCACCTGGCTCATCGCCACCGGTTGCGCCGGCGCCGTAGGTGGCGTTGCCACCGCCGTACCCTTCGTCAGTACCTTCACGCCGTCCGAGCGCGCCAAGGCCGCCGGTGCCGCCGTCGAAGTCGACATCAGCGACATCAAGCCCGGCGAGAAGAAGACCGTCGAATGGCGTGGCAAGCCGGTGTGGATCGTTCGCCGCACCCCCGAGCAGCTGAAAGCCCTGGAAGGGACCGAGTCCCAGCTGGCCGACCCCAAGTCGGAGCGCACGGCCTATCCGACGCCCGATTACGCCAAGAACGGGTCGCGCTCGATCAAGCCCGAGATCTTCGTCGCCGTGGGCATCTGCTCGCACCTGGGCTGCTCGCCCAGCGACAAGTTCGCCACCGGCCCGCAGCCCTCGCTGCCGGACGACTGGCACGGCGGCTTCCTCTGCCCCTGCCACGGTTCGACCTTCGACCTGGCCGGCCGCGTGTTCAAGAACAAGCCGGCACCCGACAACCTCGAGGTGCCTCCCCACATGTACCTGTCCGACACCAAGCTTCTCATTGGTGAAGACAAGAAGGCCTGAACAGGACAGAGGTAAAACATGGCTGAATTCAAAGAAGCTCCCGCTGGCGCGTCCATCGCCACCCAGCTGCTGACCTGGGTGGACAACCGCTTTCCGGCCAGCAAGATGTACAAGGAGCACATGTCGGAGTACTACGCTCCGAAGAACTTCAACTGGTGGTACATCTTCGGCTCGCTGGCCATGCTGGTGCTGGTGATCCAGATCGTCACCGGCATCTTCCTGGTGATGCACTACAAGCCGGACGCCGCCCTGGCGTTCGCCTCGGTCGAGTACATCATGCGCGATGTGCCCTGGGGCTGGCTGATCCGCTACATGCACTCGACGGGCGCCTCGGCGTTCTTCGTGGTCGTGTACCTGCACATGTTCCGCGGCCTGCTTTACGGCTCGTACCGCAAGCCCCGCGAGCTGGTCTGGATCTTCGGCTGCGCGATCTTCCTGTGCCTGATGGGCGAGGCCTTCATGGGCTACCTGCTGCCCTGGGGCCAGATGTCCTACTGGGGCGCCCAGGTGATCGTGAACCTGTTCGCCGCCGTGCCCTTCGTCGGCCCGGACCTGGCCCTGCTGATCCGCGGCGACTTCGTGGTGTCGGACGCCACGCTGAACCGCTTCTTTAGCTTCCACGTGATCGCGATCCCGCTGATCCTGCTGGGCCTGGTGGTTGCTCACATCATTGCGCTGCATGAAGTGGGTTCCAACAACCCGGACGGCGTCGAGATCAAGGGCCCCAAGGCTCCGAAGGACGCCAACGGCAAGCCGCTGGACGGCATCCCCTTCCACCCGTACTACACGGTGCACGACATCTACGGCGTCACCCTGTTCCTGCTGGTGTTCTGCTCGATCATCTTCTTCGCGCCTGAGCTGGGTGGCTACTTCCTGGAGTACAACAACTTCATCCCGGCCGACCCGCTGAAGACGCCTGCGCACATCGCGCCGGTCTGGTACTTCACGCCGTTCTACTCGATGCTGCGCGCCACCACCGACGTGATGGTCAACGTGCTGTCGGGCATCATCGGCGTGGGTGCCGTGCTGGCCGTGCTCAAGGGCAGCTTCGCCGGCAAGGGCAAGATCGCCGTGCTGGTGGGGGCCATCATCGGCATCGCCCTGCTCAAGACCTTCGACGCCAAGTTCTGGGGCGTGGTCGTGATGGGCGGCGCGGTCGTGATCCTGTTCTTCCTGCCCTGGCTGGACCACAGCCCGGTCAAGTCGATCCGCTACCGCCCGACCTGGCACAGCTACCTGTACGCCGTGTTCGTCGTGATCTTCCTGATCCTGGGCTACCTGGGCATCCAGCCGCCGACCGACATCGGCACCATCGTCGCGCAGATCGGCACGCTGTTCTATTTCGGCTTCTTCCTGCTGATGCCCTGGTGGAGCAAGCTCGGCACGCCCAAGGCCGTGCCGGACCGCGTGACCTTCCACGCCCACTGACAGCCGCAGCACCGGAGTTCAAAGAATGACCATTAAAAAGCTCATCGCTACGCTGCTGACCTCGCTGACCCTGGGTGCAGGCCTGGTCTCGGGCGCCCACGCCTCGGGCGGCGGCATCGATTGGGACAAGTTCCCGACCGACAAGATGGAAGACCGGGCCTCGTTGCAGAACGGCGCCAAGCTGTTCGTCAACTACTGCCTGAACTGCCATGCCGCGGCTTTCATGCGCTACAACCGGCTGCGCGACCTGGGTCTGACGGAAGTCCAGATCAAGTCCAACCTGATGTTCGCCTCGGACAAGGTCGGCGACCTGATGAAGGTCTCGCTGGACCCGAAGCAGGCCAAGGAATGGTTCGGCGCCGTGCCGCCGGACCTGACCGTGATCGCCCGCTCGCGCGCCGACGGGTCCAAGGGATCGGGTGCTGACTATCTGTACACCTACCTGCGCACCTACTACCGCGACGAAACCAAGGCCACCGGCTGGAACAACCTGGCCTTCCCCAGCGTTGCCATGCCGCATGTGCTGTGGGAACTGCAGGGCCAGCGCGCCGCCAAGTTCGCCGAGGTGGCCGACCCGCATGACCACAGCAAGACCACGCATGTGTTCAAGGGTTTCGAGCAGCTGACCCCCGGCAAGATGACCGAGCAGGAGTACAACAGCGCCGTCGGCGACCTGGTGGCCTACCTGCAGTGGATGGGTGAGCCGGCCCAGGCCCAGCGCTTCCGCCTGGGCGTGGTCGTGCTGATCTTCCTGGCCATCTTCAGCGTGCTGGCCTGGCGACTGAATGCTTCCTTCTGGAAGGACGTGAAGTAAGCCTTGGGGCTCGGGCTTCTCGGATCCTGAGCCTCGTCACGCAGTGGGACCGGCCTGCCGGCCATCCACTGCGTTTGTTTTTTGTTGATCGACTGATCGGGAGTCCACCGCCATGATGGTGCTTTACTCAGGAACCACCTGCCCCTACTCGCACCGCTGCCGCTTCGTGCTGTTCGAAAAGGGCATGGACTTTGAAATCCGCGACGTGGACTTGTTCGCCAAGCCCGAAGACATCGCGCTGATGAACCCGTACAACGAAGTGCCGATCCTGGTCGAGCGCGACCTGATCCTGTACGAGTCGCACATCATCAACGAGTACATCGATGAGCGCTTCCCGCATCCGCAGCTGATGCCCGGCGACCCGGTGGCCCGCGCCCGCGTGCGCCTGTTCCTGCTCAATTTCGAGAAGGAGCTGTTCGCTCACGTGAACGTGCTGGAAGGCCGTGGCACGACGGTGAAGGCAACGGACAAGCAACTGGAAAAGGCCCGTTCGCAGATCCGCGACCGCTTGACCCAGCTGGCGCCGATCTTCCTGAAGAACAAGTACATGCTGGGCGACGACTTCTCGATGCTCGACGTGGCCATCGCCCCGCTGCTGTGGCGCCTGGACTACTACGGCATCGACATGTCCAAGAACGCCCTGCCACTCTTGAAGTACGCCGAGCGCATCTTCTCGCGTCCCGCCTACATCGAGGCACTGACCCCGTCCGAAAAGGTGATGCGCAAGTAAGCGCCTGCCGAGCCACATGGAATCCAGCAGCGACCAAGGCCCAAGCAGCTCGACAAGGCCCTACCTGATACGGGCCTTGCACGACTGGTGCACCGACAACGGCTTCACGCCCTATATCGCGGTCCATGTGGATCGGATGGTCCAGGTGCCGATGGAGTACGTGAGCAACAACGAGATCGTGCTCAACGTCGGCTTCGAGGCCACCTCCGGCCTCGAACTCGGCAACGACTTCATCCAGTTCAAGGCCCGCTTCGGCGGCGTGGCGCGCGAGATCCTCGTGCCGGTCGACCATGTGGTCGCCATCTACGCCCGCGAGAACGGCCAGGGCATGGCCTTCCCGGCGCCGACGGTGGAAACAACGGCCACCTCCTCGCCCGAGGCGGTGGCTCCGACGCCCGCCGGCGGCCGTGGCGTGACGCCGCTGCGCGGCCTGCGCCTGGCCTCCACGCCCGAGCCCGAGGCCGCCGAGCCCAAGGTGGAAGCACCCGCCGACGACGGCGGTGACGAGCCCAACGGCCCGGCCGGAGGCGGTCGTCCTTCACTCAAGCGCATCAAGTAAGACATCGCATTGAGGGCGCAGCGCTGCGCCTACAATGCGCTCCCGTTCAGGGAACGCCGGCTTAGCTCAGTTGGTAGAGCAACCGCCTTGTAAGCGGTAGGTCATCAGTTCGAATCCGATAGCCGGCACCAGATTGCATCAGGCCTGCAGAACCTTCACGCGAACCGCGTAAGGCTGCAGGCCTTGTTCTTTCAGCAGCTCTTCCAGTCGGGGCTGCAGGTGGCGCAGCTTGGCGGCCACGGCGGCATTGGCGGCCAGCAGGGTCCAGCCCTCCTCGTCCACCGGACCGGCCTTCACATGGCGCGACAGCGCCCCCGGCAAGGCCGGCTTGACGATCTCCATGCGTCGCTGCGACTGCTGCAGCAGGAATCCCAGCCGGGCCAGGCCGCTGTGCTGCTCGAGCACGCGGGCTAGCGGCAGCGGGTCGGGCACCTGGGGATTGAATCGTTGCGTCGCCATCAGGCCGTCAGTGTAGGTCGGGCGACCAAGGCCGGGTCCGGGCCGGTGCTAAACTCCCCGGGTTTTTGACGAGTCGCGCCCGCCACGGGCGCGACTTGCTTTTGCGCTTGTTTTGGCCTCGGCCGCCCCCATGTCGGGCAGCTGTCGCCCCTCCGGGGTCTCCCCGTCCGAACCCGATACGCCGCATGTTGCCCAAGCTTCTCACCTCCCTCTTCGGTAGCCGCAACGAGCGCCTGCTCAAGCAGTACCGTCGCGTCGTGGCCCAGATCAATGCGCTGGAGCCGCAGTTCGAGCAGCTCGACGATGCCGCGCTGAAGGCCAAGACCGAGGAATTCAAGCAGCGCCTGGCTGCCGGCGAGACGGTCGACCAGATCCTGCCCGAGGCCTTTGCCGTCTGCCGCGAAGGCAGCAAGCGTTCGCTGAAGATGCGCCACTTCGACGTGCAGCTGATCGGCGGCATGGTGCTGAACAACGGCAAGGTCGCCGAAATGCGCACCGGCGAAGGCAAGACGCTGATGGCCACGCTGCCGGTCTACCTGAACGCCCTGACCGGCAAGGGCGTCCACGTGGTGACGGTCAACGACTACCTGGCCCGCCGCGACGCCGAGTGGATGGCCAAGCTGTACAACTTCCTCGGGCTGACGGTGGGCATCAACCTGCCGCAGATGCCGCGCGAGGAGAAGCAGGCCGCCTACGCCGCCGACGTCACCTACGGCACCAACAACGAGTACGGCTTCGACTACCTGCGCGACAACATGGTCTACGAGACCGCCGACCGCGTGCAACGAGGCCTGGCCTACGCCATCGTCGACGAGGTGGACTCGATCCTGATCGACGAGGCTCGCACGCCGCTGATCATCTCCGGCCAGGCCGAAGACCAGACCGACGTCTACCTGGCGATCAACAAGGTCGCCCCGCTGCTGAAGAAGCAGATCGGCGAGCTGGACCTGCGCACCGGCGAAGGCGTCGAGGTGCCGGGCGACTTCACGGTGGACGAGAAGTCGCACCAGATCTACCTGACCGAAGACGGCCACGAGAACGCCGAGAAGCTGCTGTCCCAGCACGGCCTGCTGGCCGATGGCGCCTCGCTCTACGACTCCGCCAACATCACGCTGATGCATCACCTGTATGCCTCGCTGCGTGCCCACCACGTGTTCCACAAGGACCAGCATTACGTGGTGCAGAACGACGAGGTGGTGATCGTCGACGAATTCACCGGCCGCCTGATGACCGGCCGCCGCTGGAGCGATGGCCTGCATCAGGCCGTCGAGGCCAAGGAAGGCGTCAAGATCCAGAGCGAGAACCAGACCCTGGCCTCGATCACCTTCCAGAACTACTTCCGCATGTACGGCAAGCTGTCGGGCATGACCGGCACGGCCGACACCGAGGCCTACGAGTTCCAGGAGATCTACGGCCTCGAGACCGTGGTGATCCCGCCGAACCGCCCGACCATCCGCAAGGACGAGCTGGACCTGGTCTACAAGAACGCCAAGGAAAAGTTCGACGCCGTCATCGCCGACATCCGCGACTGCCACGAGCGCGGTCAGCCGGTGCTGGTGGGCACGACCTCGATCGAGAACTCCGAGCTGATCTCGCACTTGCTGACCCAGGCCAAGCTGCCGCACCAGGTGCTGAACGCCAAGCAGCATGCCAAGGAAGCCGAGATCGTGGCCCAGGCCGGCCGCCCGGGCGTGATCACCATCGCCACCAACATGGCCGGGCGCGGCACCGACATCGTGCTGGGCGGCAATGTCGAGAAGCAGGTGCAGTTCATCGAGGCCGACGAGGCCATCCCCGAGGCCGACAAGGCCGCGCGCATCCAGCAGCTCAAGGACGAGTGGCAGGGCCTGCACGAGAAGGTCAAGGCCGAGGGCGGCCTGCGCATCATCGCCACCGAGCGCCATGAAAGCCGCCGCATCGACAACCAGCTGCGCGGCCGTTCGGGCCGCCAGGGCGACCCGGGCTCCTCGCGCTTCTACCTGTCGCTGGACGATCCGCTGATGCGCATCTTCGCCGGCGACCGGGTGCGCGCCATCATGGACCGTCTGAAGATGCCCGAGGGCGAGGCCATCGAGGCCGGTATCGTCACCCGCTCGATCGAAAGCGCCCAGCGCAAGGTCGAGGGCCGCAACTTCGACATCCGCAAGCAGCTGCTCGAGTACGACGACGTGTCGAACGACCAGCGCAAGGTGATCTACCAGCAGCGCAACGACATCCTCGAAGCCGAATCGATGCTGGCGCCGATCGCCAACCTGCGTGCCAGCACCATGGAAAACGTCGTCCGGACCTTCGTGCCGGCCGAGAGCCTGGAAGAGCAGTGGGACCTGCCCCAGCTGGAGCGCGTGCTGCACGACGAATGGCAGCTGGACGTGGGCCTGCGTGCCGCCGTCGAGAAGAGCGATTCCATCACCGACGACGAGATCCTCGAGCTGGCGGTCAAGGCGGCCGACGAGGCCTTCCAGGTCAAGCTGG
This region includes:
- a CDS encoding Nif3-like dinuclear metal center hexameric protein, translated to MQRTELDQYLGSLLEVGRFKDYGPNGLQVEGRTEVRRIVCGVTASLRLIDAAIEAGADTLLVHHGLFWRGQDGRVTGWMKQRLQHLLAAEINLFAYHLPLDAHPEFGNNAQLGARFGWQADGRFGDQDLGFVGPLTEQSLADLQQQLQLVLGREPTVAAGDGRPLRRVAWCTGGAQGHFEAAIAAGADVYVTGEISEPQAHLAAETGVAFVAAGHHATERYGIKALGEHLAARFGLEQQFIDLPNPA
- the mscL gene encoding large conductance mechanosensitive channel protein MscL, with product MGMMSEFREFAVKGNVVDLAVGVIIGGAFGKIVDSMVNHLIMPLVGRVVGGLDFSNYFVMLASPPADFKGPMTFDALTKAGVPLFAYGSFLTVLLNFIILAFIIFMMVKQINRLKRDSAPAPAPAEPPATPEDIQLLREIRDSLKR
- a CDS encoding trypsin-like peptidase domain-containing protein, with protein sequence MRRLWLIFAQATTVALALLFVVATLKPEWLRRPELRSVRQSLSGSGPLTLTSNPPRSSAGDDARGLRGAARRAAPAVVSISASKAPQRDRQDPWQRLHEGLRGEVQRPPQTGLGSAVIVSPEGYLLTNNHVIEGASDIEVQLSDGRHAKAELVGTDPETDLAVLRIPLRELPVIEFGRVEDLAVGDSVLAIGNPFNVGQTVTSGIVSALGRKELGINTFENFIQTDAAINPGNSGGALVDAGGALVGINTAIYSRTGGSLGIGFAIPVSTARQVMEALVRDGVVARGWIGVQTRELNEEMIEAFKLPLREGVLISGVLVNAPAAAAGIKPGDVVTRVAGTPVRSPGELLNAVAALAPKSRAQISLQRGDKALQIELTVQQRPKPKAQE
- the petA gene encoding ubiquinol-cytochrome c reductase iron-sulfur subunit produces the protein MSDQQVDQGKRTWLIATGCAGAVGGVATAVPFVSTFTPSERAKAAGAAVEVDISDIKPGEKKTVEWRGKPVWIVRRTPEQLKALEGTESQLADPKSERTAYPTPDYAKNGSRSIKPEIFVAVGICSHLGCSPSDKFATGPQPSLPDDWHGGFLCPCHGSTFDLAGRVFKNKPAPDNLEVPPHMYLSDTKLLIGEDKKA
- a CDS encoding DUF1631 family protein, with the translated sequence MNQPDLRLNPHLEAALQRIRTAAEQAAERGAEGMGLSALSASQTKRRDELLAAQFLFRKQQVVFGQHFYQSLRKQVAAQRSPEMAGAPAAPKKKDWTELSLMGDEQVESLVAADRIGMAIGHQSEWELREVDSYIASLSGGERNPLRPEVVAQALIEGVNAITEEAGARQVLTDELTRALSQEMRACYADIAELFRSRGLRPQDLRVRAALDPHGARSGQSEHGALDEADSGHGGPGGPISGRGGFAGGSRGGGGFGNSMPGGLGGYGGGGGRRGGGGGGGGFGTVDVQMMDLLRRLAQVPSGHGGLGGGDSGWAEEYGDIGSGGGVGGGGHWGGGAMPANLIVQHRDELRQAASAPLDHMVIDVVGSLFDQILSDPKVPPQMARLIARLQLPVLRVALGDNSFFSSRKHPVRRFVNRIASLACAFDDFAEDPGKSFLSHVRDLVQDVANGDFDRMDVYESKLDALEQFIAVQTSEALKAQSDAAAVVERKETDLRLQQQYMQQLQRQLAPVPMHDFLRDFLAQVWSQAIVLASRDAAHPDRALRVRQLGRQLVMSVQPKAGSEARKTFLTELPVLMRTLNEGLDLIQWPEAARKPFFAQLLPAHAESLKVPALSALDYNLLAKQLDQVFGCAPPEEKDLPAVTAPVEVPEELDLGSRLSANEAKQLGLVDEAKVNWSGQVDIELSADDKPLEAVDISIEGLPAAEEAPDPSGGALLIDHLQLGFAYNMLTGDEWHKVRLAHISAGRSFFIFTHGHKHQQTLTMTARMLKRLCEAGRLKAFENAYLLERATARARAQLAALAPAKA
- the pdxA gene encoding 4-hydroxythreonine-4-phosphate dehydrogenase PdxA, which produces MSHPKLLLTMGDACGIGPEIIARLWDSQEAPQDVCVVGDLSVMRRAVRQLGLSLPVARLDAPDEAAPPNCLPVWQPPGLPADLLSAVQGQVDARAGAAAAACIEAAVRAVQQGQGLAIVTAPIHKEALHAAGLPYPGHTEMLQALATTAGQAPPPVRMMLANDELRTVLVTIHMSLRQAIEAIDVPRVLETIRIADQALRSAGIASPRIAVAGLNPHAGEGGLFGDEEIVHIAPAIAEARAAGLQASGPFAPDTVFMRARRGEFDAVVAMVHDHGLIPVKYLGVEQGVNVTLGLPFVRTSPDHGTAFDIAGRGIADASSLRAALQMARRLSRAG